GGGTGGCGTTCCAGGCCTGCCACAGCCACGTCTGCGCGTGCGCGGCGGCCAGCCGGTGGCCGGGAGCGCGGAAGGCGCGGCGGGCGTAGCCCTGCGGGTACGGGTGGCGGGTGAGCAGGGCGTCCAGCGTGCGGGCCGCCACGTCCGGGAACTGCGGGAAGAACACGGCCGCGATCATTCGCCGGGTCTCGGGCGTGCTGGCGTGCAGAAGGTCCGTGACGGCTTCCTGTGTCAGCTCGCGCTCCCAGTGATGGTTCGAACTTCGCTGCGACGCCTCGAGAGGCGCGGACAGTTCGGGCGGGAGCGTGCCGAGCCGCTCGTCGAAGCCGGGTTTCCAGGGCTGCTGGAAGGGGCGCAGGGAGTCCTGAACGTCCACGTCAGCCTCCGGCCAGCGCGGTGAGGCGCAGCAGCAGCAGGGTGCTGTCGGGTCGCAGGGTGACGGGTTCGTGGAGGTCGCGGAGTTGGCAGTCGTCCACGAACACGTAGTACAGGCCGTCCCGGAAGGCGGTCAGGGCGGTGCGGACCGCGTCCTGCGGGTCCACGTCGCCGCCGCGTTCCTGCGGGGCGACCGTGACGCGGCCGGTCTGGGCGGCGTCCTGCAGTTCGTGTTCGGTGAGGACGCGCAGCACGCCGACGCTGTCCTGTCGTTCCCGGTAGGCTGCGACCTCGTGCTCGACGAGGTGCGTGAGGAGGCCCGCCAGGGTGTGCGAGTGGTCGGGCAGGTCGACGGGGCGGCGTTCGAAGGGGGTGCGGCGGCCGAGGAGCTTCGTTTCGACGATCATGGGGGACCTCGTTCGTGGAGCGTGAAGTGTGATGCGTTTCACCGTGCAGCCTAGCGGAAATGGATGAGTATGTAAATAGCTAAATAAATGTTCGGGGTTATCCACCGGCGAACTTCCCGCAGCGCCGCCCCTCCCACCAAGGGCCGCGCCCGACCCTGTCACATGAAGCTTCGGTGACGGTCATTGTGGCGCGGTGGCAGTTGCGTCCCCCGGCAAGGCGGAAACTGAACGAGGAAGGCGTCCCAGCACCCGTTCAGCTCCGCCGGAACGCCCATCCACGGGAGGAACGGATGAGTCGCAAATGGGAAGACTGGATCACACTGGTGGCCGGCATGTGGCTGCTCGTCGCCCCGAACGCCCTGGGGTTCGGCAATGTCGCCCGCACGGACGCCATGTGGGTCGGCGCCCTGATCCTGCTCGTCGGTCTGTGGGCCCTGCTGATCCCCGGCTCGCGCGCCGCCGAATGGTCCGCACTGCTGCTCGGCCTCGGCCTGTTCCTGGCGCCCTGGGTCCTGAACTTCAGCGGCCAGGGCACGCCCGCCTGGAACGCCTGGGTGATCGGCGCGCTGGTCGCGGTGCTGTCCGGTGTGGCCCTGCCCGAAGCGTCCAGGCTCGCCCACCCGCTCCGGACGCCCTGAACGGCCCACGCACGACCGGAGCAGACGGGGATGACAGCCCCGTCTGCTCCTTCCTGACATGCTCTGACCGGTTTCTCTTCCGGAACCTGGGCTTCTCTCTTCCAGCCGGGTGGGCAGGAGTCGCCTCCCTGTCTGACCGGAACCCTGATCGGTCCCCGTGCAGTCCATCCTCGCCAGCAGCGCCCTCGCCCGCCAGCGCCTTTGCCGGACCCCCACCCGTCCCGGCCTGATCGCCGACCTGGACGGGGGTCACTCCTTCACGCCGATCCCCTGAAGATTGTGTCCTCCGTGGCTTCCGGTCAGCAGACCTGCACGACAGGCAGGCCCCTCAAGGCCCCGAGTTTCCGCAGACGGTCTGCGACATGGCCCACACCGACCGCGCAGTGGTGGGCGGGGCCCTGGGCGTTCCACGCCTCCACGAAGGCCCGCGCGCCGATGGGGAAGCGGTAGCGGCTGTTGGTGTTGCCGATCTCCAGGATGGGGCCGGGCACACTCTCGCCCTCGGCGACGAGAAGCTTCAGGCCGCCCCCCTCCTCGACCACGGACAGCAGCGTGACGGGGCCGTGCTGCACGCTCATCTCCACGCTGAGGCCCCTCCCC
The window above is part of the Deinococcus aquiradiocola genome. Proteins encoded here:
- a CDS encoding SPW repeat domain-containing protein, with the protein product MSRKWEDWITLVAGMWLLVAPNALGFGNVARTDAMWVGALILLVGLWALLIPGSRAAEWSALLLGLGLFLAPWVLNFSGQGTPAWNAWVIGALVAVLSGVALPEASRLAHPLRTP